CTGTTGTGTAGACATTGGCAGTACTACCCACACATGCACTTGCAGGACCTGTAAGTGTTGGAACTGGTCGAGGATTCACTGTTACCGTAGCTGTTTGTTGACAACCGTTGCTGTTAGTATAAGTAATTGTTGAAGTACCTGCGGCAACACCTGTTACTACTCCGCCTGTTGTTACAGTAGCAATAGAAGTGTTTGATGATACCCATGGATTAACTGCTGCAGCTGTTGGTGAACCGGTCAATGTTCTTGTTGATCCGACACATACATCTAGTGTTCCTGTGATTGTTGGGAGCGGATTGATTGTAACATTGGTAATTGATGATGTTGTAGAACAACCATTGCTGTTTGTAACTGTAACTGTATAGGCTCCAGCAGCAGTAGCTGTATATGTAGAAGATGTGGCTCCGCCAATTGGGGAACCTGCTAAGTTCCATTGATACCCGGTAATTGAACCACTGCCTGCAGTAGAAGTAGCTGCAGATAATAAAGTACTTCCTCCTATACAAAAAGATGCTGTTCCTGTTATAGTAGCTGTTGGGTTTGCATTAACTGTAACATTATAAGTTGTTGCAGTTGCTGCAGTGCAACCATTAGCGTTTGTATAATTAACAGTAATTGTTTTAGCACCAGTGGTTGTCCAGGTAACAGTAACAGTATTGCTGGTTGCATTACCACCTGCTGTAATAGTTCCACCAGCACTTACTCCCCAAACATAGTTGGACATGCCAACTTCTGTTGTGTAGACATTTGCTGTACTACCCACACATGCACTGGCAGGACCTGTAAGTGTTGGCACTGGTCGGGGATTCACTGTTACCGTTGCAGTTTGTTGACAGCCGTTGTTGTTTGTATAAGTAATTGTTGAAGTGCCTGCGGCAACACCTGTTACTACTCCGCCTGTTGTTACAGTAGCAATAGAAGTGTTCGATGATACCCATGGATTAACTACTGCTGGTGTTGGTGATCCGGTTAATGTAGTTGTTGATCCAACACATACACTAAGTGTTCCTGTAATTGTTGGCAATGCATTTACTGTCCAACTATAAGTAATATATGCGCCAGTACCGCATCCATTAACTCCTGCAGGAGGTTCACGCCTCGTTCTAATCTGAATAATATTTGTGCCAGATAATCCAGTAGTAGAAATTGAATTTCCAGGAGTATAAGGAGACCAAGTTGATCCCGAGTTTGTACTAAATTCATATATATCGGTTGTGCCAGGAATACCGCCAGAACCTCCAGAAAAAGTTGCTGAGATATTTGTGCCAGCACAAACTGGAGAAACAAGCGATGGATTTATAGTTTGCGAAACTGGGTCAGCATAAACATTAAAAGTTGCAATTCCACTATATGAAATTGTATTACATGCGTCAGTTACTTTTCTTCTATAACAGTATGTACCTGCTGAAGCGAAAGCTAAGGGATCATAGCTTGTGCCGTTATTTATACCGCCAGCGGGTGTCCATGTACCACTACAACCAGCACCTGCTTGATAACTTTCTTCCCATTGATAAGTATATGGTGGACTTCCACCTGCCGCTGGTCCATAGGGAGAACTTGTTCCACCAATATTGACATTTCCTCCAACACAAAAATTTCCTCCAGTTGTGTTTATAGAGCCTGGACTTAATGCAGGATTAACTGTAAGTACTGCAGCAGGGGCAGATGTAACTGGGGTACCACATCCTGCAGTAACAATTACTGTATAGTTTCCAGCATGACCAGCGTTGACAGAAGGGATAGTATAAGTTGAAGCTGTTGCTCCACCAATATTAACACCATTAAGTTGCCATTGATATGTTACAGTTGGATCACCAGTTGCATTAACATTGAAACTAACGGAACATCCAATGCCAGTTGTTTGAGGAGCAGGCTGAGTGTTTATAACAGCAGGACATTGTGCATTTACATTTTCAAAAACACATAACATCATCAACAACACAAAACAAAACACCCTTCCTCTTAGAAGGAAGTTTTTAAACTTGCTTTTGCACAGTGGTTTAAGGATGGTTATATTACAAACCGCACTAGTCAATTTTCATTTTAGTTTTCATTTACAATCTGCCTCTGATCGATAATAGTTTGCCGAAACAAATTGTTATCAATGCAAAAGCTTTAATTGCTCTAATCAGGTTCTACAGTTGTGGATTTTCGAAAAGGATATTTGTGGCAAACCGCAGCAATGAATTTGCGTTACACTTAATACAGTGCATCAAATCTTATTTCCTTTTCTTTCGGGAATATGTAAAGTTGGGATAACAGAAAAAATAATCCTGTGTGTAAATCTTAACAGATTTCATATATAGACGGTTTGTGGTTAAAAAAACATGTTCTTCAAATTCAATTGGACTTTAGATAGATTCTTCATAGACAGGATTTTAAGGGGAGTATAAATCTAAAAAATTAATCTGATAAATTCACCTCTTTTGGGGTTATTTTACCCCCTTATTTGCAGGTATTACCAGCCTCCAAATCTAAAGGGCTGCAAATATAGCATAAAGTAGTGAAAAATAACGACTTAATTGTTAAAGTTTGGACGTTAAAATCGCCTTTTTTTAGAGTCAATTTTATTGTTTTTTCATTAGATATATTTTAAAGGATTAAGTGACAAGTAAAAACACTAAAAAATGGGGGTTTACAAATGGCTTGCTTTTGGGAAATATGACTTCAGATGATTCTGTTTTTTTTGTAAGTGAGTCGAAAATCATACACAGTTTTTACCTTTTTATTTTTGAAATGATTCTTTTTCTGCCTCATTAACAGTTGTTAATACAGTTGTTTCTTTTAAATCTGATATATAATCGTGATGATGAGTTTCCTTACCTTCGCAACCTAATTTTTAAAATCAAATTGTTTTAAAATGAGTACAGTTAGAGTTGCAATTAATGGATTTGGCCGTATCGGCCGTTTGGTTTATCGGCAGATCTATAAAATGGAAGGTATTGATGTAGTGGCAGTCAATGATCTTACAAGTCCGAAAGTATTAGCCCATTTGTTGAAGTATGACAGTGCACAGGGACGTTTTGATGCGGATGTAAAGTCAACTGAAAATTCAATTATTGTAAATGGTGACGAAGTAAAAATTTATACACAGAAAGATCCTTCACAAATTCCGTGGAAAGATCACCAGGTGGATGTAGTGTTGGAATGCACAGGATTTTTTGCAGATAAAGCAAAATCAGAAGCACATATTACTGCCGGTGCAAAGAAAGTAGTGATCAGTGCGCCTGCAACAGGAGATCTGAAAACAATTGTCTTTAATGTAAATCATAAAATACTCGATGGAAGCGAAACAGTGATCAGTTGCGCAAGTTGCACTACAAACTGTTTGGCACCAATGGCGCAGGTATTAGAGGAAAAATTTGTAATAGTGAATGGCTTGATGACAACTGTGCATGCATATACTAATGATCAGAACACACAGGATTCGCCGCATGCGAAAGGTGATCTGCGTCGTGCAAGAGCTGCTGCGCAAAATATTGTACCTAACAGTACCGGTGCTGCAAAAGCAATTGGTTTGGTTCTTCCATCATTGAAAGGAAAACTGGATGGTTCTGCTCAGCGTGTGCCTACATTGACAGGTTCGTTAACAGAAGTAACAGCTATGCTGGGTAAAAAAACAACGGTTGAAGAAATTAATGCTGCTATGAAAGCCGCATCCAATGAGAGTTTTGGCTATACAGAAGACGAAATTGTAAGCAGTGATATAATTGGTACTTCATTCGGTTCATTGTTTGATGCTACACAAACTAAAGTGCAAAATGTAGGAGATACACAGCTTGTACGTACAGTGAGCTGGTACGATAACGAAATGAGTTATGTAAGCCAATTGGTAAGAACGTTGCATTATTTTGCAAAACTTATTAAATAAAAACCCCTGCCCCTAAAGGGGTAAAAGGAACAGGTCTAATTTTATAATTATAAAGTTTAACTTCGAAGCTCTCTTATTTTAAGAGAGCTTTTAATTTTATTATTAACTTCAAAAAGCTCCGCCGAGGCGGATTGGGGGTTTTAATCATGTCAAAATTTTCAGAACATAATTTCAGTGGAGAAAAAGCGTTGATCCGTGTTGATTTCAATGTGCCACTAAATGATGAATATACAATTACTGATGATACAAGAATGAAAGCAACTGTTCCGACAATTAAAAAAATACTGGATGATGGCGGCAGTGCGATATTGATGAGTCACCTGGGAAGACCAAAAGACGGCCCGTCAGAAAAGTATTCATTAAAACATCTTGTTGCTCATTTATCGGGTTTGCTCAGTGGAGCAAAAGTTTTTTTTGTCGATGATTGTATTGGTGAAAAGGCTTATCTCACCGCATCAATGTTAGGCCCCGGCGAAGTTTTGTTATTAGAGAACCTTCGTTTCTACAAAGAGGAAGAAAAAGGGGATGAAGCATTTGCAGAAAAGCTGAGTAAGCTTGGCGATGTTTGGGTTAACGATGCATTTGGTACAGCACACCGGGCACATGCATCTACAGCAGTTATTGCAAAATTCTTTTCAGCTGATAAAAGATTTTTTGGATATGTAATGGAAGGAGAAGTGACAGCTGCTGAAAAAGTTTTACATCAATCGGAAAAACCATTTACGGCAATAATAGGTGGCGCAAAAGTTTCTGATAAAATTCTCATTATAGAAAACCTGCTCGAAAGAGCTACAGATATCATTATCGGTGGTGGAATGGCATACACATTTATGAAAGCGATGGGTGGTAAAATAGGAAATTCTTTATGTGAAGATGACCGGCTTGATACAGCAAATGAAATTATGAAGAAGGCTGCTTCGAAAGGAGTATGCATTCATCTTCCTCCTGATTCTATTATTGCTGATAAGTTTGATGCGGATGCAGATACTTCGGATGCGCCGAGTAATCATATTCCTGAAGGCTGGATGGGATTGGATATTGGACCGAATGCATGCGAACAGTTTTGTAATATCATTAAACACAGTAAAACGATTTTATGGAATGGCCCAATGGGAGTCTTTGAAATGGATAAGTTCAAACACGGAACCAAGGTCATTGCAAAAGCTGTGGCAGAATCTACACAAAACGGTGCTTTTTCTTTAGTTGGTGGCGGTGATAGTGTGGCTGCAGTAAATCAATTCGGTTTTGCAGATAAGGTAAGTTATGTAAGCACTGGTGGGGGCGCCATGCTTGAATATTTTGAAGGAAAAGAATTGCCGGGAATTGCCGCTGTTAAGTAAATAAAAAATTCCGTAATAAAAAAATAAGGCTTGGGGTAAACCCAAGCTTTATTTTTTTAAAGCGAAAACATCAATGATTTATCATTATTCATTTGTTTAATGATAAATTTTTTTACATACGCCAGATATCATTGTAATTTTTTTATTCTGCATTTTTTTTATTGAGGCATACTGTTTGATAATTTTTTTTTGATAAAATGTTTCATTAATAATTTTTAAAAATTATAATTATGACAAACAGAAACCAAACATCGTCGCAACAAGGTTATGCGACTGGTAACAGAAGAAATTCAAATCAAGACAGACAAAATTTTTATGACAGGTCGGATGGACAATCTTCTTATGATGACTTTGATGAAGAAGATAATTATTCCAGCCAGTATCAACAGGATTCAGACGAAGATTATGATGATGATGATCAGGGATTCCAGGGTAGATCATCACAAAGATCAGGTAGTATGGGTGGAGACTATGATGAAGGTTACGATGAAGATTATGATAGCGACTATGGAGGCCGTTCTTATTCTGAAAATGACGAAGACAGAAGTAACTACGGATCTTATGGCGGTAATTCTGGTCGTAGCAGGCGTGGCTTTGGTGGTGGAATGAGTGGTTATGGTGAACAAAGATATAATAACGGTGGATATGGAAGCAGCTCTGGCAATTATGGTAGTGGTGGAGGAAGTAGTTATAATCGCAACATGGGTAGTAACTATGGCAATAGTGGATATGGCGGAAGCAACTCTGGCAATTATGGTAGTGGTGGCGGAAGTAGTTATAACCGCAACATGGGTAGTAACTATGGTAATAGTGGATATGGAGATAGAGGATATGGAGGAAGAAGCTCTGGTGATAATTATGGTAATTCTGAATGGAATAGAGGAAGCAATTCAGGTTCAAATAGCGGAAGCAATTATGGCGGAAGCAACAGTAGAGGATATTCTTCCTCACAGCAAAACCAGGGAAGATATGGTATGGAAAATACTGGAAGCTCATCACGTCGTTCTTCTTCCATGCGTGGATTTTCCTCAATGGATAGGGGTGGACAAAGCGGAAGATCATCAAGAAACAGAAATAGGTAATAAACTTATATACAGCTAAGAATTAAAGACTGTTGTTCATGGCAGTCTTTAATTCTATTTTTCCCCATAATTAACTGAATCTTTTTGCACAAAGAGTATATCTAATACATTTCTAAAAATTATTTTATGAAACAGTCAAAAAATACATCAACCTCCAATAATGGAAATGGCTTTTCCGAAAAAAATGGGCATTCAAATTCTCCATTGGAAAAGTTTTTTGTTAACGAGCTTAAGGACATCTATAATGCGGAACAACAATTAATCCAGGCATTGCCTGAAATGAAAAAGGCTGCTACTACGGAAGAATTAGAAGATGCTTTTGAACATCATTTGAAACAAACAGAAAGACATATAAAAAGACTGGAGAAGGTTTTTAAAATGATTGGTAAAGGTGCAATTGGAAAAAAATGTGATGCCATGGAAGGATTGATAAGGGAAGGTAAAGCGGTAATAAATGATACTAAAGAAGGTTCTATGACCAGGGATGCTGCATTAATTATCGGTGCTCAAAAAATAGAGCACTATGAAATTGCCAGCTATGGCGGATTAGTACAACTTGCAATTACGATGGGTCTTAATAAAGCTGCTGATATTTTGGAAAAAACACTAAATGAAGAAGAAGAAACAGACAGGTATCTGACAGAAATAGCTGAAACAAGAATTAACATGGAAGCGGAAGATGAAGGAGAATATTCCTGGAGTAAAAAAGAAAATGAAATAGAATCTGCAGACGAATCTTTATAAAGTATCTGTAGGTTTTATTACCCATTTTTTAGTTTACGTTGATATCGGTCTCCTTTTTTATTACAAACCTATGCTTTTTCAAAAAGAATATTTAAGTATAAGAAATTACATCAGATGAAACTTACATGTGAATCATTATAAAAAAAAGAACCCCGCAATTTGCGGGGGTTCTTTTTTAGTCGCATACTGAAATTTTAATATGACAATTTTTGATTTAAACGGTATAAAGTCATTTAAGTATTGTTGATTCAACTATTTTTTGAAGAAGATTTCTTTTTTGGAACTTTTGCACCCGCCTCTCTTGCTTCTGAGAGGCCAATTGCTATTGCTTGTTTCCGGCTGGTAACTTTTTTCCCACTACGGCCACTTTTCAAAGTCCCATGTTTTTTTTCATGCATTGCCTTTTCTACTTTTTTCTGGGCGGTTTTAGAATACTTAGCCATATGAATTAATTTTAATCTGGTCATTCAATTTCTATACCATTTAAAAGGCTTTTAAAGGTGTTGTAACAGTCGATAGGAGTTCATAGCATGCTTTTTCATTTAATAATAAACGGACATGTACATTTGTTTAAAATATTTAAAATGAAAACAAAATCAAAGCAAAAGAAAGGGCTTAAAAAAAAGTTCACGGAGTTTTCAAAAGTGTTTACTAAGGCAGCCGGCAGTCCTTTCGCTACTATTGGTGCTATGCTTGTCATTATCGCATGGCTCATTACAGGGCCTTTGTTTGGTTTTTCAGATACATGGCAATTGGTAATTAATACCGGAACAACTATTATTACTTTTTTAATGGTTTTTATTATACAACAATCTCAAAACCGTGATTCGATGGCTATCCAACTTAAATTAAATGAACTGATTGCTGCTAATGAAAAAACAAGTAATCGCCTCGTAGATATAGAAGACCTTTCTGAAGATGAGTTGGAAATTTTGAAAAAATTTTATATTAAGTTGGCGCAAATTGTAAAAAAGGAAAAAAATATCAGGGCAACACATTCACTTGACGAAGCAGAAAAAGTGTATCTTGAAAAAAAGAAATAAGATCCAAAGGTAATAAGCGAAACGATTTCTTTTTATCACAGGAGAATTATTAAAAACTTTCCATGATGCGGGGAATTATTTACACACAAGTGAGCAATAAAAGGGAAAGAGTTTCAACACATAGAAGTGATTTAATAATTGAATCAGTGGGTACGTTGCTGGCATGTTTTTGGATTACATTAAAGTACAATCCTGAATTCAAAGTTTATCTTTGAATAATATTGATGACCAGGTAAAACTGGTTACTTAATAAAAAGGAAAAACGGAGAGTTTTAGCTTAGGCTAGAACTCTCTTTTTTTTGGGAATGCTAGATGCTTTGAAGAATTTTTTTCAGTACTTCAACCGAAGTGAACGCATAAGCATTTGAAACAATCAATTCTTTGCATAATTTCTTGCCGGCATACAGCTACTGTTTGCCGATTATTTTTTATCTGTTACCGGTAAATAGTTACAATCCGGTAATGTTTGGATAAAAATCATCCCCGACCTATTTCCTTTTCAGTAATTTTAGTCTCTAAAAATTAAAACTTAGTAAAATGAAAGGAACCCGTAATATTGGATTACTTGCAGTTGTAGCTCTCGTACTTATACTTTTTGTATGGGGTTGCAGCGGCTATAATGGCCTGGTTACTTCAGAGCAAGGTGTGAAAAAAGCATGGAGTAATGTGGAAACAAACTATCAGCGCCGAACTGATCTCTATAGCAGTGTTATAAAAACTGTCGAAGCTTCTGCCAACTTCGAAAAATCAACTTTAACGGCTGTTGTGGAAGCAAGAGCAAAAGCTACGTCTATCAACGTTGATATAAATGATCCGAAATCTTTGGAAGCTTATCAGCAGGCACAAGGAAATCTTCAAGGCTCTTTCAGCCGGTTGATCGCTTCATTTGAGCAGTATCCTGATCTAAAAACAACCAAGGCATTCCAGGATTTTCAAACGCAGATCGAGGGAACAGAAAACCGTATAAACGTCGCCAGGCAGGATTATAATAAAACAGTTGAGAGTTATAATCTCAAAGTAGTTCGTTTCCCAACTAACTTATTGGCGGGTATTTTTGGTAAAAAGGAAAAAGCTTTTTACGAAGCAGATAAAGGATCCGAAAAAAATCCCGACATAAAGTTTGATATCAAATAAGCCTGGTAATGTTCTCATTTTTCAAAAAGAAAGATTTCTTCTCCGCTGAAGAGCAGCAGCTCATTATCGAATCTATTCGTAATGCTGAACGGATGACCAGTGGCGAAGTCCGTGTTTTTGTGGAAAGCAAATGCAGCTACATGGATGCCATTGATCGTGCCGCAGAACTTTTTTTTCAACTTGAGATGCAAAAGACAGATGATCGGAATGCAGTATTAGTTTATGTGGCAATGAAGGATCGTCAGTTGGCTGTATTTGGAGACGAGGGCATTCATAAAAAAGTGGGAAATGAATATTGGAACCAGGAAGTGCAAAAGATGATCAGCAATTTTAACAAGGAAAATTATGCTGCAGGTATAAGTGAAGTTGTGAAGGATATAGGAGAAGCGTTGACAAAAAATTTTCCTTTCAATAATGATACAGATAAAAATGAATTGTCCGACGATATAGTGTTTGGAAAATAAATGAAAAAGATTCTTTTTATAGCTTGTCTTCTTTTTTCGATCGGTGCTTCAGCACAGGTTGAGAATGTGGTGCCTCAACCACCTAACCCCGCGAAGCTTTACAATGATTTTACGAAAGGGAAAAACTTTCTTACCCCGGAACAGGCATCATACCTTGAAAGTAAGCTGATCACATATGATGACAGCACCTCTAACCAGGTGGCAATAGTAATTGTTGAAACGCTGCAAGGGTATTCGGCTAATGAGTATGCAACAGCACTTGGAAGAAAATGGGGTGTAGGTGGAAAAGAACATAATAATGGAGTTGTAGTTTTAATATCAACAGAAAAGGGCAATAGAGATGCATATATTGCTGTTGGCTACGGATTGGAAGGGGCCATACCCGATGTTGTTGCAAAACATATTTTAGAAGATGAATTAATCCCAGATTTTAAGGAGGGTAATTATTACAGTGGTTTAAACAGAACAGTTAATGCAATTATAAAAGCAGCAGCAGGAGAGTATAAAGCTCCTGCGAGTTATGGTAAATCAAAAGGGCGGCCAAGTGTTGGTCGTATCATTTTTATAATAATACTTGTAATAATATTCCTCAGCATTTTTGGGAGAGGAAACAAGGGAGGAGGTTATGCATCACGAAGGGGTTATCAGGGTTGGTTAGGGCCAACAATATGGGGTAGTATTCTTGGCGGTGGCGGCGGAGGTGGTGGATGGTCTGGGGGTGGCGGTGGCGGTGGTGGAGGTTTTGGTGGCTTCGGCGGTGGTGGCTTTGGTGGTGGTGGTGCTGGCGGCAGTTGGTAAATTGAATAAAAAAAATCATGAATAAGTTTTTAAATTTTATCATCATCTGTGTCCTGATTGCCGGATGTGATCTGAAATCGAAAAGTGAAACTGAAGATCAAAAAACAGATGGCAAGGTTGAAGTTATTACTGCTCCCGTATCACCTGTAAATTCACAACCTGTTCAGCAATCACCAACTTCCGTAACAACAGAAAACAATCCTGATGTAAAAACAAGTTTGTATGGTGTTTGGGTATTACAAGCACAGAACAGTACTATTCTGGATCCGGCTGAGTACAAATCCGGCATGCCATATATTCGGTTTGATTCTGTCACCCGGAAAGTATCGGGTTCAACCGGTTGCAGAGGAATAAACGGAAGTTTCGAAATTTCCCGTAATCGTTTGTCAACTTCTGTTATTAGTTTGAGTGAAGGGAAATGCGGCCTTGAAAAATTTGAGGATTCCTTTATTAGTTTTTTTTCTGCAAAAAACCAGGTGTATGAATTCAGATCAGGGTTATTGTTTTTTCCGGGAGCAGATGGAAAAAATTTTACTTTTAGAAAAATTCAATAGGCTTGAACGATGAAGGCTTACCCTTTTTTAACCTTAATTGTAATTCTAATGAAAACTTTTTTCATCCTCACTATTGTATCTGCTGTTTTCTTTGCATGCAACAACGACTCCAAACAAACAGCTACAGAAGTTTCTACCGGAGATTCTGCAAAGCCTGAACCTGAAATGAAAATTCAAATACCTAATATGACTTGCTATACTTATGTTTCAGGTAAAGACACGATAAAACTCAAACTGGAAAAATTTCCGAACACAGTAACAGGCATGCTTGCTTATTTATTTAACGAAAAAGATAAAAGCAAGGGGACTATTGATGGTGTAATGCGTGGCGATACATTAGTTGCCGATTATACTTTTATATCAGAAGGGAAATCATCAATTCGCC
This sequence is a window from Bacteroidota bacterium. Protein-coding genes within it:
- the gap gene encoding type I glyceraldehyde-3-phosphate dehydrogenase, yielding MSTVRVAINGFGRIGRLVYRQIYKMEGIDVVAVNDLTSPKVLAHLLKYDSAQGRFDADVKSTENSIIVNGDEVKIYTQKDPSQIPWKDHQVDVVLECTGFFADKAKSEAHITAGAKKVVISAPATGDLKTIVFNVNHKILDGSETVISCASCTTNCLAPMAQVLEEKFVIVNGLMTTVHAYTNDQNTQDSPHAKGDLRRARAAAQNIVPNSTGAAKAIGLVLPSLKGKLDGSAQRVPTLTGSLTEVTAMLGKKTTVEEINAAMKAASNESFGYTEDEIVSSDIIGTSFGSLFDATQTKVQNVGDTQLVRTVSWYDNEMSYVSQLVRTLHYFAKLIK
- a CDS encoding phosphoglycerate kinase yields the protein MSKFSEHNFSGEKALIRVDFNVPLNDEYTITDDTRMKATVPTIKKILDDGGSAILMSHLGRPKDGPSEKYSLKHLVAHLSGLLSGAKVFFVDDCIGEKAYLTASMLGPGEVLLLENLRFYKEEEKGDEAFAEKLSKLGDVWVNDAFGTAHRAHASTAVIAKFFSADKRFFGYVMEGEVTAAEKVLHQSEKPFTAIIGGAKVSDKILIIENLLERATDIIIGGGMAYTFMKAMGGKIGNSLCEDDRLDTANEIMKKAASKGVCIHLPPDSIIADKFDADADTSDAPSNHIPEGWMGLDIGPNACEQFCNIIKHSKTILWNGPMGVFEMDKFKHGTKVIAKAVAESTQNGAFSLVGGGDSVAAVNQFGFADKVSYVSTGGGAMLEYFEGKELPGIAAVK
- a CDS encoding ferritin-like domain-containing protein, whose product is MKQSKNTSTSNNGNGFSEKNGHSNSPLEKFFVNELKDIYNAEQQLIQALPEMKKAATTEELEDAFEHHLKQTERHIKRLEKVFKMIGKGAIGKKCDAMEGLIREGKAVINDTKEGSMTRDAALIIGAQKIEHYEIASYGGLVQLAITMGLNKAADILEKTLNEEEETDRYLTEIAETRINMEAEDEGEYSWSKKENEIESADESL
- a CDS encoding low affinity iron permease family protein, with the protein product MKTKSKQKKGLKKKFTEFSKVFTKAAGSPFATIGAMLVIIAWLITGPLFGFSDTWQLVINTGTTIITFLMVFIIQQSQNRDSMAIQLKLNELIAANEKTSNRLVDIEDLSEDELEILKKFYIKLAQIVKKEKNIRATHSLDEAEKVYLEKKK
- a CDS encoding LemA family protein, which gives rise to MKGTRNIGLLAVVALVLILFVWGCSGYNGLVTSEQGVKKAWSNVETNYQRRTDLYSSVIKTVEASANFEKSTLTAVVEARAKATSINVDINDPKSLEAYQQAQGNLQGSFSRLIASFEQYPDLKTTKAFQDFQTQIEGTENRINVARQDYNKTVESYNLKVVRFPTNLLAGIFGKKEKAFYEADKGSEKNPDIKFDIK
- a CDS encoding TPM domain-containing protein, which produces MFSFFKKKDFFSAEEQQLIIESIRNAERMTSGEVRVFVESKCSYMDAIDRAAELFFQLEMQKTDDRNAVLVYVAMKDRQLAVFGDEGIHKKVGNEYWNQEVQKMISNFNKENYAAGISEVVKDIGEALTKNFPFNNDTDKNELSDDIVFGK
- a CDS encoding TPM domain-containing protein, whose amino-acid sequence is MKKILFIACLLFSIGASAQVENVVPQPPNPAKLYNDFTKGKNFLTPEQASYLESKLITYDDSTSNQVAIVIVETLQGYSANEYATALGRKWGVGGKEHNNGVVVLISTEKGNRDAYIAVGYGLEGAIPDVVAKHILEDELIPDFKEGNYYSGLNRTVNAIIKAAAGEYKAPASYGKSKGRPSVGRIIFIIILVIIFLSIFGRGNKGGGYASRRGYQGWLGPTIWGSILGGGGGGGGWSGGGGGGGGGFGGFGGGGFGGGGAGGSW
- a CDS encoding META domain-containing protein: MNKFLNFIIICVLIAGCDLKSKSETEDQKTDGKVEVITAPVSPVNSQPVQQSPTSVTTENNPDVKTSLYGVWVLQAQNSTILDPAEYKSGMPYIRFDSVTRKVSGSTGCRGINGSFEISRNRLSTSVISLSEGKCGLEKFEDSFISFFSAKNQVYEFRSGLLFFPGADGKNFTFRKIQ